A single Gadus macrocephalus chromosome 22, ASM3116895v1 DNA region contains:
- the LOC132450748 gene encoding E3 ubiquitin-protein ligase RNF115-like, producing the protein MAEAAATPQHRFFCHCCKSETEPKLPDLTCPRCESGFVEEVDEDSSLLTQSTTEATEDANPLLTELLLRQHISLLADPVVADTGPGHRVTADERVGGSEVSSLSQEASTAATDSRQTEPTSHQPGLERRSSQPDHMPAVEWIVQQFLANLFASNGNQGSASASLSSMLQLHSNPGDYAWGQGGLDSVITELLGQLEGTGPPPAEKDMISSLPTVSVSQEQTACRLECPVCCERYSLGEYVRQLPCLHYFHSDCIVPWLELHDTCPVCRKSLDGVDNSLPQTSEATDPPSIRPEPSERQTI; encoded by the exons ATGGCGGAGGCAGCAGCGACACCACAACACCGGTTCTTCTGCCACTGCTGTAAATCTGAAACAGAACCAAAACTCCCG GATTTAACATGTCCCCGGTGTGAATCTGGCTtcgtggaggaggtggacgaaGACTCAAG CCTCCTGACGCAGAGTACGACAGAGGCCACTGAAGATGCTAACCCCCTCTTGACAGAA CTGCTGTTGAGGCAGCATATTTCGCTCCTGGCAGATCCCGTTGTGGCCGACACAGGCCCAGGCCACAGAGTCACCGCTGATGAGCGGGTGGGGGGATCCGaggtctcttctctctcccaggAGGCGTCTACAGCGGCAACAGATAGCAGGCAAACTGAACCGACCTCCCACCAACCTGGGCTGGAGAGGAGGTCATCTCAACCAGACCACATGCCTGCAGTTGAGTG GATTGTGCAGCAGTTCTTGGCTAATTTGTTCGCTAGCAATGGAAACCAAGGTTCAGCTTCGGCGTCCCT CTCTTCTATGCTCCAATTGCACTCTAACCCAGGAGACTATGCTTGGGGTCAGGGAGGTCTAGATTCTGTTATCACTGAG CTGTTGGGTCAGTTGGAGGGCACCGGTCCCCCTCCCGCAGAAAAGGACATGATCTCATCGTTGCCAACCGTCAGCGTCTCTCAGGAACAaacag CATGCCGGTTGGAGTGTCCAGTGTGCTGTGAGCGCTATTCTTTAGGAGAATATGTCAGGCAACTTCCCTGTTTACATTATTTCCACAGTGACTGTATAGTACCTTGGCTTGAGCTG CATGACACGTGTCCGGTATGCCGTAAAAGTCTGGACGGAGTGGACAACAGCTTGCCCCAGACGTCAGAGGCCACAGACCCCCCCTCTATCAGACCCGAGCCCTCGGAGAGGCAGACCATCTGA